From Drosophila suzukii unplaced genomic scaffold, CBGP_Dsuzu_IsoJpt1.0 scf_4, whole genome shotgun sequence, a single genomic window includes:
- the LOC139354886 gene encoding uncharacterized protein, with product MEGKPQNRMQEVSTDEIGRLVQAVALYCGISPTESNTTTGANPQDSGNAGRDPLEDPSAKEHAEWDFVPYMDILAGVPSQRNGTNNNTISDDLSIRTADTTTTSYLAAYAELGGGKKGAR from the exons atggaaggaaaaccccaaaatcgaATGCAGGAGGTCAGTACAGATGAAATAGGACGCTTAGTccaagctgttgccctttattgtgggatttcaccgacagaaagcaataccacaacagGGGCAAATCCGCAGGATAGTGGAAATGCTGGACGAGATCCACTAGAGGATCCCAGTGCgaaggaacatgccgagtgggacttcgTTCCTTACATGGACATCCTGGCGGGCGTGccctcgcaaagaaa CGGAACCAACAATaatacgatctccgacgacctctccattaggACTGCGGataccaccaccaccagctacttggcagcttatGCGGAGCTGGGAGGAGGAAAAAAGGGCGCCCGCTAA